The window tttacatatatttatatacGATAAGACTTCCGTTGTATGACATTATTACGTTCCATGTTACTTGTGGTTTggtgtgctgtggttactgtatcagatgttTCTAGTGATTTTTGGATTACCCAGAGGGAACCCGATCACTGGTCtaattctatgtgaatggggcgtGATAgatactccccctcaagttagAGAGCGAATGTCACAAACCAACTTGCTAATTATGTTTGAAAATCAGCTTTTCCTAATGGTTTGGTTATGACATCTATTAGTTGAAGCTTGGTCGGGACTTATGCCGTTTGGAGGCAACCGGATTGGAGTTTGTCCCGAATGAGGTGGCAATCTATCTCAATGAGCTTCATTCTCTCGTGAAAAATGGGATTAGAAACGATGTGGAGGGCTGCTTGATTGTCACAGTAGAGAGTAGCAGAGTGTGGTGGTATTTGAAGATCTATAAGCAAAGCCTGCAACTAAGTAACTTCACATAAGACAGATGCCATGGCACGGTATTCTGCTTCGACGGAGGACCTGGATATGGTGTCCTGTTTTGAGTGGCCATGTGTGCCCAAAAATTACAAAGGATAGTATAGGTTTCACTTTTGAACTCATGAGAAATGCCCAAGTACAACAGGAATAATCGTTGacaatggttaaaaaaaaagggcaccCATTAAGGTAGGGGCGTATGGTCCCCAAATATCACAATGTATTATTTCAAAAGGAGCAATAGTCGTTATTGTACTTGTTGGAAAAGATAACCTACGCTGTTTGGTAAGAGGACAGATTTCAAAAGTGGAAGATGGGGATGTGGGAGAAAATGATAATGTATTCCTTAATGCTGATTTGGTAGAAGAGGATGGGTGACCAGCCTTCGGTCTAAGGACCAACCACTGATGGAAGCAATGGCAAGAAGGCATCGAACGGTGACAAGCTTAGCAACTGGTGTGAAGGTTTCATTGTAATCGATACCCTTTGTTTGGGTGAACCCCTTGGCAATGAGACGTGCTTTGTACCGTTCAATTGAGCCGTCTGCTTTCCGTTTGATTTTATAAACTCATTTGCAGCCAATGGGAACTTTCCCAGGAAGTAAAGTGGTTATAGACCATGTGTGAGTTTCATGGAATACAACATCCGACTATAGAGGTATTTTTGATTGGTGAGGTCATATAGACGGTAACCTTTTTGCCCTTGTGGGTATCCAAGAAAAATGCAACGGATGGCTCGAGGACTAAACTTGTTATGATGAAGATGAGAGggaaaaaagatttaaaaaaaaaggtatgctCTGATATCATGTAAAAATGTTGATATTGTGATCAAAATATGGATacttttcattgatgattaatTGGtttatacacaaaagaatggagGAATTCTCTCCTTAGTCAAAACTAATCAGCTACACTAGAAAGGAAATTTAGCTTACTATCTTCCTAGATTGCAGAAACAGATAAAGTACAATTTATGAGAATGAGTTGGTAAGATAAGGGTGACATTATAACACGTCTGATATGTACGTCCTTGGTATAGATTTAGAATCCATTaaatacagagagagaaagtgagttCCAAATCCATAGACCAAGGACGTATGAGATTGTTCTCATATGTGAACTTgatctgttcttttttttgggtgaatgaaaaatatattaaagcaggaaagaaaaacaaatacaatATACAAAGCCAAATTGGCTAGACCAGGGTGAAAAGCTTATCAAGCCCTAAAGAGATGGGCAAGCTTCAAACCCCTAAGAGAGGGGACAAacccaaaagggggggggggaagaaacaAGCCAAATAAGGGAAGGATACAATGAAAAAAGGGTCTNNNNNNNNNNNNNNNNNNNNGGGGGGGGGATAGAAGAGAGGAATGTCCCAAGAAGATGCCTAATCTAAAGGggcagagagaagagaggaaggtccCATGAAGAAGCCAGGAATCAATTTCTATTTGTATCTAATCAAACaacaaaattataaagaatTGTATTCCTCACATAACCTGATTTGTTCTTGCTAATGCTACTTAAGGTAATTTAAGGTCCAACAAAAAATCGACCTCAACTGTAACAACTAAACCAAGAAACAGAAATTGCTTATAAGAAGAAAATCCACAGAGCAAAACTCTGGTGCTCAGAATCAGTCAACATTATAGAATTCTTAGTAGATAGCAACTCAATCAACACTCAAAGGAAGGAtgtgagggggaaaaaaaagaacagaaaaatgagagaaagagaaaggtatATTTCCTCACTGGAGAAGTCAGAGACATGAGAGGTCCAGCGACTGTGACccatcaaagaagaagaaagccaaGTGCCCTATAAGATGATGCAAAGAGATACTAATGTTCTCCAACACCAACACTTGCACAATCTGCCAGCAAAAGGTTTGCCTCAAGCACTGATTTCCCACCGACCACGTCTGTAAATGGCAAGTGCCTATGGCTGCTGCCAACAACACCAACAAGTTCTTAGTTGCCCTCACCGCCAAGATGACACCTGCACAATCTGCCAATAGAAGGTTTACCTCAAGCACCGGTTTCCCTCCGACCACGTCTGTAAATGGCCGGTGCCTACGCCTGCCGCCAATGACACCAACAAGTTCTTAGTTGCCCTCACTGCCAAGATGGGTGACAATTGTTGGGTAAGCATGCACTGGTTCCGTTTCATCGTCGTCTTCTTCATCTAATGCTTCTTCTGTTGGGGatccttttccatattaaacatatgaataaccctatagtgtttaaaatacaagaatcatcaaccaatcataaaagattaatcatgggtgtagtccctaaaccaagaacaataaagtactcacatcttaaaatacataaccatatagatttatcatatctataataatcaatgggacatccatgacatgaaccataaatgggataAAGAAGTActtgtgtcccatgaacatagatcatgaacctctcccatgtggttaaatATTACTCctatgaagatgacaatgacgaactacgtaagtggagtccttctactgagatcttctgcagcctcttactctagggtttcctctctttttgtgcacttgctcttgtgagaaagccgtgctcctaaaaccaataaggcattcaagtaatggctgcagggactgtcagtattctatttataatagaatccctaaaaccctatttcactctcacaatggaaagagctaggagtttcctaattagaatgggtctattattgcttgggcctaatggatcaatcggtatcagttaagcccacataaaaatcctaacaatctcccacttgggctatattgatactgatgtcttttcATTGATACCtagccaaataatcccaagactgaacaccacttaaacaaactttgattcaatcaataatctctactgttgaacaatagtagaaaatacacctcaatatacggcatatacctatctaatgttacaaacaatagaaaactatcaattGAAATCccctggaaacatatatatacatatatatatatatatatatatatataaggaattgaattcatacctgtgatcacatgaaatatacatttccttataggtcctttcttgatctaaagatcagcctaccttgaaaacctcacaggtagaaaactttgatattaatcaacacttggcaaaccgccattttcttgaattaatatcttactttggcataccacCTATGGCTAACTaccacttccatggatttagattaaataccaccataaatcataaactttggcaaaccgcctgtggttaatcaccactaccatagatttatgttaaataccatCATAAATCACAACCTTTGGCAAACCacctgtggtaaaccaccacttaTTTGGACTTAGGTTAAATACaaccatacatcacaaattctgaaaaaatatcatcaattaccttaacttatcgtcaattactttggctaagcaTTGCTAATAAACTTTAGCAGGCACAGctttaaactttgacttttaCCGTCTTTAAACTTTGGTTGTCGCTACCATAATatatttggttaaatgagatcataaaactctcaCTGACCAAGCATATTAAAAACCTCAATAATaccaatgtcagaaaacatGGCTCTTGAGTACTTCGTCGATAAACTTGGGTGACACCATCTTTGGACAAATGTCACTTTACCTTGGGAAACACataattgaactgaatgtaccactttggtggatttcactcattcctatcatgtttttcacATTTGAGATTAATttatgtacagaagtgtatgatttaatgtgtttcttagtCAACTagggacaacacaaacaaatgaagcataaatgtacataaataatttagagaacaagatttaagacaaaatcatttcaaaattactccaaaatcattataaacttaatagggtaacaaaattgttCCTATATCCCTTCAGTTGAGCtttgatcagcaacaacacctgtttgggttccTTGAGAGCTAAAAtcagatcaagtaaccctaaaaatctcaggtatgaattatacacaccaaataaccaggctagaaaatttaatatgtacatctagcagataaactacacaataaatgtacatttagtagataaaacacacaagagtcacaaccgtaactacattcctatcctttgggctaataatgcactggtcctctcgtaaatccaaatttactgtgaaaatacaattacttttatcacatatgggcttagaaacctctaagttatagtcctttccataaatgtattttctttaacttgtgtgacatcacctttgggcaaatgtcaccaactttgctgagcatgaaaaactatgaaagaataggatATGCCAATTTAGTGGATTCCATCTAATCCTTTCATAGCAtcctagaaatatactgtgcagTATAAATGTGCAgaagctcacacccagtttaattctaatatatttatccatcatagggtgtttcaaacaaaacattcaagtacaaaatgatatgaatatgaatttactatatatttcaaccataaataattcttcaatatcatgataataataaattaatgcaaaactcaaaataattcttttgcatgaaaaacaatgTAGTACACTGAATatattctcccactagcaacctagtatactgaccttctactagtaacatcctcccactagcaacctagtatacggAATTCATTCTTCCACTagtcgagccacataaaacagTTTTAGATCCATACTTTTatcctcccacttggttcgaccagtcataaattaatccatttattggagaaaataatttattaaatgtgacatatatataaacttgttcacataagccaaaaaacaaaagaaaaacaaacatttatcaattaatgttcatataTAGGTTTTCAAAGGACAATGACAGTgtttaagaacttggtattggattgatcaaaaccgatactaatccaacccaaccaatctgAATTGTTCAATTggaatacaaaaaataacacattatataaacctataacctatggtCATAGTCATGAAACCCTTATCCAcactattgccattgatcaactgtccattaccttttagggtaaaaatctttgctttaaaagcataataccaaactattgatttagttttcctagtatagaaaactatgTCTTTGAGGCATATGTAGACTTCCATATTCttaagccacttttaaagacattcagtttaatggttcaactcaaggaagaataatccattcaatatttaattaatgcatgtaacgtcaataaaattaaaaccaatattacatcactaaccattaaatataaccagagtgtcaaccgaactacattctcaacctttgggtCTGGAATGCATTGGTTCATTCAAAAACATACAATGACCATGAGAGCTCTGCAACTTCGATAATTAATATTacttttggatgaatagcaacttctaagttaaggtctgcctagagtacacttgcatttatgcttatctttgataatgtcgcctttgggcaagcattacctaattcctgccaacaattttctatgtctttgaaaataagacaaaacctttgagttgcaaatctattacagtaatcttagattttaccactttggtgggttccatccattctactgcaatagcttacaactacacctgacagcttaaatttgtgagttatttaaacatgaactaaatatcatttaaatgtaaaagaacaaacatataactattaacaaaataaacattacaatgttcaattatcaattacttcaagagtgtcaatcggaactacattcctgacctttagatctgaaacatactggtccactcaagtttttgCTATTACTgtgagacttcttctaactttcaaaaagtaccgccatctttggatggacaacattttttaggttgagaaatctctattctgtttttcacttgctttaactttaacttttctttgataatgtcacatttgagtgaacattagcaaccttgctaccaaccattattctctgtcttttcaaacaaagaagacctttgatttgtattctattacaataaggttgaactttattactttggtggattccatccaatcttattgcaatagtctacaaattcattctggtagctaaaagtgggattgtttaagcatgaataaaaatattcataaacaaaagcatgaattacattaccaagaataaacaagttcatattctgatatacAAGTAAtatatgagttgattttcttttatttcttccaattaataggaaaattataaagaatcattaaccacccatacttgtaacttatacaaaacagactataaaatttgatcaaaactaggctcataatatatcaaaacgaagagtacgaaaaactggactcaacgcaaaaaaccaaggtgaaaaattcttcaccgtttgctcgtacgagccatttgaagttgcagaaaaaaaaatagatctaAATCAATCTAGTTTCCTAAACCAACCGGTTTGGCCAAGCGGTCTAATCCGGTTCGGGCATATTAGTTCCAGGTCAAAAtccgggtcaattggtcaacgacaGTCAACCTTTGATCGAGTTAaacagagttggtcatgagttgacccactacacCCCGGGTCAACTTGATAAGGTCTCCGAGTTGACCCGACGATGActagcagttttttttttttttttttttttttgaattcaaaaaaaaattctctctcctacggTAGTTGATTTCTGATAGCACGTGCCGGTGCATCCAAAGATTTTCGATGACTTGCGGCATACCATCGCTATCGTCTtctcgtgctctacaacttttgtcaagaaagttttcccatacgggatatttaagtgatggtaaaattacgattttcatgatttgagacccaaaccctatacaaaatcaattttcatttgatttttcttgattctaacactataaggcttggctctgataccaattgttggggatccttttccatattaaacatatgaataaccctatagtgtttagagtacaagaatcatcaaccaatcataaaagattaatcatgggtgtagtccctaaaccaagaacaataaagtactcccatattaaaatatataaccATATAGacttaccatatctataataatcaatgagaCATCCATGAtatgaatcataaatgggataAAGAAGTACTTGTGTCCCATTAACTTAGATCATGAACCtttcccatgtggttaaacattactcccatgaagatgacaatgacgaactacgcaagtgaagtccttctactgagatcttctgcagcctcttactttagggtttcctttctttctgtgcacttgctcttgtgagaaagccgtgctcccaaaaccaataaggcattcaagtaatggctgcagggaccgtcagtattctatttataatagaatccctaaaaccctattccactcttacaatggaaagagctaggagtttcctaattagagtgggtctattattgcttgggcccaatggatcaatcggtatcagttaatcccacataaaaatcctaacatcttcttcttctgctcccCCTTCTGTAAAAGCCTGTTAAGGtcacaaataagatgaaagagaCCATATATGGCTTCGAAAGGCGACTTCTTCTTCTACTACCTCATATGCATGGCCCTTTCCTCGTTGGAGAAGACAGGTAGGTCGGGAATCTTTTCTCATAGGAGAAGATAAAGAATTTGTAAATTTCCGAAGAAGTGAGAAGAGTTCTTTCGTTGATTGGATGGTTGAAGATAATGGCAAGGGCATTGTGGGTATTAATCTAATTATGGATCCTCAAAAGCTTTTTATGGTATTAGTTGTATTGGGTtgatttgtaatttttgaaatgCGAGGAGTGAATGTAATTAGGTTAAACCTCAGGGGAGGAATGTATAAATTTCtcgaaaaaaaaatcttattaatTATGGaatagtatttataatattatttCAAATAGTAGAGAAATAATATATCGGAAGGTAGGATCTAGAAACTCCATTTACATATGGAAATATCCATGGATACCTCGATGGAATCAACATTTCATTGGGTCTGTGATCAACTCAATTTCATCCTTTCAACACGCATCTAATACTGGTCTGCATAGAATTTTCCAAAATTAGGCTATTGTATTAGACATTAATGGAAATAGCCTCTCCTATGACAAAAGGGATAAGATTCATGCATTTGTCACTCCCAAACCATGCAGTAGTGAGAGCCTCGTGCAGTGGGTTGCTTTTTATTTAATGCACATACTACTTGCAATGATATAAGAAAAGAACTTTATGGTCATCTCTTGAAGCCAATGGATATGGGAACTCTGCAGCTGCAATGGGAAAATTCACTACAAGGAATCATTTTGCATCCCTGGTCattctctctacttctcttcttctctcttttcctcattcttaaGTTTAGTAGAGGTTCTGCAAACCTCCCACCATCTCCACCCAAGCTTCCATTTATTGGAAACATTCACCAGTTAGGGTCACTCCCCCACCGCTCCCTTAGATCTTTCTCTGAAAAATATGGGCCCCTCATGCTTTTTCAACTAGGCCATGTCCCAACTCTTGTTGTTTCCTCCCCTGAGATGGCTAAAGAAATCACAACAACCCAAGATGTTGAGTTTGCAAATAGGCCAGCTCTACCTGTCCCTAAGGAGCTCTGCTCTGGAGGAACTGACTTGGCCTTTTCACCCTTTGATGAGTACTGGAAGCAGATAAGAAAAATTTGTGTTCATGATCTTTTTAGTCTCAGAAGGGTTCAATCATACAAGTCTATAAGAGAAGAAGTGGTCTCTGTCAgtttgaagaaaatttttcttgcATGTGAAGAGGGAACTACTGTTAATATAACAGATCTGTTATTCGCTCTATCCAATGACTTGATCTGCAGGGTTGCTTTTGGTAGGGTTTAccaaagagaagatgaaaagaatagCAAGCTTTGGCGTTTGGTAAGGGAGGTTTCTGCCTTATTTGGAGAGTTGTGTGTGAAAGATATCTTCCCATTATTGGGATGGATGGATACATTAACTGGGTTAAATGGGAGGTTGAAAAGGATTTCCAAGGAGATGCATATCATCCTTGATCAAGTTGTTGAAGACCATCTCACTAAAACAAAGGATGATAGCCTTGACTATGATTTCTTAGATCTCTTGCTCCGTGCTCAGAAGGACCCAACTCTTAGCATTCCCCTCACTCTAGCCGATATTAAAGCAATTATtctggtctctctctctttgtctctctctctctctctctctctctcacacacacacacacacacatacatccAGATGGATGAAATTTAGCTGCTGCCTGGGTTGCAGCCACACTGCTACCcttgtggcagccaaagaaatggaatttgAAAGGgcattttggaaaatattataacctaggagggtatttgtgaaccctaggaaaaagtgaattttccatttctttggttgaCAGTagggggttgcagctacttggctgcaacctgGATAGCAGCGAAACTTTTTCCCATCCAGATCACATTCACGCATGAGAATTGTGGCATGTAATCACACATGGACTCCACTTAGTCTCTCCCTCAGTAGCATTAGTCTCTGCCTTGAGTAGAGTCCATGTGTGGATCACAGGgcgtacaagaatgattctctctctttctctcactcacacacacacacacacgagaatcattcttgtagAGCCTGTGATCACACAGGGACTCCACTCAGTCTCTTTCTTAGTAGCATTAATCTTTGCATTGAGTGGAGTCCATGTATGGATCACACGATGAACATgaatgattctctctctctctctctctcacacacacacacaccccttAATTACTAAAACTCTTTACTCCCATGTTAATTATAGGACATGATAATCGGCGCAACTAATAACCCTGCTGCTACGATGATATGGGCAATGGCAGAGCTAGTGAGGAATCCCAATGTGATGAAAGAAGCACAGCAAGAGGTAAGAAGAGCTGTGGGGAAGATATCCAAGGTTGCAGAAGATGATATTTCTCAGCTACCCTACTTAAACTTTATTATTAAAGAAACTATGAGATTATACCCAGCAACCCCCCTATTGCTTCCCCGGGAGTCTAGTACAGGTACCAACATCAAAGGTTACTATATACCTCCTAGAACAAGAGTTTTTATTAATGCATGGGCAATTCAAAGGGACCCCAAAAAATGGAATGATCCAGAGAAATTTATTCCAGAGAGATTTCTTAACAGCCTAGTTGATTTTCAAGGCCAACACTTTCAATTCCTTCCTTTTGGTGCTGGGCGAAGGGGTTGCCCTGGGATTTCTTTTGGAGTGGCATCTCTTAAGTTAGTTCTTGCAAACCTCCTTTACTGGTTTGATTGGAAGTTACCTGGGAATGCAAAAGTGGAGGACATAGACATGACTGAAGCTCCTGGAACAGCATTGCACAAGAAAACTCCTCTTAATCTTCTCCCAAAATCTTatttctgaagatcagaagattATTGGGTTTGTTCCCATTTTATGGAGATATTGTTGTGAGGAAATAAAACTATTTACTCAAAATAATGTGAAAATGAAGACATCTTTTCTTTGGGTAAGATTTTAAAAGCCAAATACTTCCCTATTGCCTTATCTATCATGcttgcaaaaaataaaaaataaaaaataaaaatcaaagttaTGGAGTAGTATTGCTAATATTATTCCaagcttttcctttttttttttttttattgtgaaaTATTATTTCTAACCTTAGAGAGATGGTAAATTGAAAGTACGGGTGTCAATACCTAAATCGAAACGGTAAAACCGCCCCAAACCAAGCTGATTGAACCcggaccaaatcgaaccgaagccttattgggtcggtttcggtttggtatATTGTAACCCCCTTAATAAACCGAACAGCACTGAAAACCGATTGAACCCaaaacgaaaccaaaaccggaccaaaaccgaatcaaaccGGTGAAAAACTGAAAACAGCCcaaaaatcaccaaaaaaaaaaatttgtatagttttgtatggaaaatcaaacccaaaccgGTAAAAAAACCGAAACCAACTCAATTACAAACCGATACAAGCAACCGAAGCataatcgaaaccaaaccacattgaaaccgaaaccaaaccgaaaccaaaatgtccttattggttcggttttggtttcaccgttcccacaccaaaaccgattcaacccggACTGAAATTGGGccaaaccgaactgaaccgttgacacccctaattagaAGGTATGTCAGAATTGGAAACTCCATTGATATATGGACATCTCGATGGAATCAACATTTTCTTGGGTTTGTGATCAACTCAATTTCATCCTTTCAACAAGTATCTAAGCTTATTATTGATAGAAGTTGGAACACTTCACTAATctcttcattattttttgtccATATAGTTGATCTAAGCTTTAAAATTCAACTAGCAAATGCTATCCATACAAACTTCCTATTCTTCCTATTTACTCGAAATGGAGATTTAATAACTAAACTTGTTGCCAAGATTCTAAGTTCCTCATTGCTATCAAATGTTGTCacctcattttttatttctacgAACATTGTATGAGATTTTATATGGAAAACCAAAGTGGACCCAAAGTTTCAATTGTTTAATGGTGGTATTTCTACTGGAGGGAATCTAAAACGATTTCCTTTCGATTGATGACACTAGTGTATTTTGTTCAATGGAGAGGGAAACCAATTGGCACTTATTTTTTATCTTGTCCCTTATTTATAAGCATATTAGGATTAAGATCAGAATACTTCCAAGGTGAAAACATATATGATCTCTTATTTCGTCTATTTGTGCCAAATTCCTATTCTTCTAAGACAAATCCTTATTCATTGTTGTTTTctgaatcatatatatatatatatatatatatatatatatatatatttttttttttttttctgtggaaTATGATAAACCAAGACAGATATTGCATTGTCAATCAAACCCATAAAAGGTTATGACCAATATTGATAGATGGATTGTAGACCAGGGACATAATTTATGGTCAAATTGATCTGTAGTCAAATCTCTTTCAAGTAAAAATTTAATGACTTAAAAGTATAGGTTAAAAATCATATGATTTCATAATGCAAACATAAAATTTGATAATCTTAAGATGATTCAATGCAGCTACagtatgaattaaaaaaaaaaaaaaaaaaaaaggtagtttaGGGTTGATTTCGATTCCAATTTCAGATTGATTACATGAAATCGACAACAAATAGATTTTTAgttaagaaattgaaattgttttgatTGCATCATACGGAAATATATCAACAATAAGAAGTCCATTTGGTAGTTTAATCTTAGAATaggttttctatatttcttttgGAAAGGGTAATGTTAGTGGCGGAGCTATGGGGTGCGGTGTGGGGTTGTGAAGGGTGACGGTGATAGAGAAATAAAGTGAATTtgctttcatttctttttcaacATGCCAAATTACACATTTCTTCTAATTATTAACATATGctcacttaaggatgtgaatttgtaactggaaccgtttatcaaaatcgaaccgatccgTTTACACAGATACCACAAAAccttttagtaaatggtg is drawn from Macadamia integrifolia cultivar HAES 741 chromosome 7, SCU_Mint_v3, whole genome shotgun sequence and contains these coding sequences:
- the LOC122084697 gene encoding cytochrome P450 71A1-like, encoding MDMGTLQLQWENSLQGIILHPWSFSLLLFFSLFLILKFSRGSANLPPSPPKLPFIGNIHQLGSLPHRSLRSFSEKYGPLMLFQLGHVPTLVVSSPEMAKEITTTQDVEFANRPALPVPKELCSGGTDLAFSPFDEYWKQIRKICVHDLFSLRRVQSYKSIREEVVSVSLKKIFLACEEGTTVNITDLLFALSNDLICRVAFGRVYQREDEKNSKLWRLVREVSALFGELCVKDIFPLLGWMDTLTGLNGRLKRISKEMHIILDQVVEDHLTKTKDDSLDYDFLDLLLRAQKDPTLSIPLTLADIKAIILDMIIGATNNPAATMIWAMAELVRNPNVMKEAQQEVRRAVGKISKVAEDDISQLPYLNFIIKETMRLYPATPLLLPRESSTGTNIKGYYIPPRTRVFINAWAIQRDPKKWNDPEKFIPERFLNSLVDFQGQHFQFLPFGAGRRGCPGISFGVASLKLVLANLLYWFDWKLPGNAKVEDIDMTEAPGTALHKKTPLNLLPKSYF